The genomic window tttttctatatgATCTCTTTCTTTAGTGACCAACACAAAGCCACACCAACTCCTCATCACGAAGGTGAAGAAATTTGGCAACTCCTCATCCTTCACCAGGAGGTCCCAGTGGACAGTGGAGCAGCTCCGGCAGGTCAACGGCATCAACCCCAACAAGGTCAGCAGAGTTCAGACATACTATTAggtaataaaatatacattttgtgtaaatatatagatataggctgttcattttagaaacatttaaaacaacaagtTATCAGATGCAAAATAAAGaactattaaaattaaaaattcagCACTATTTCTACTAGATGTCAGTCATAAAATGTAAGCACATTAAtaacattatgtttttgtacagaAGATCTTCTTGAGTTGTATCTAGTCAGTTGAAGCACATGTTCAAATGAAATCAGAGCAGACAGCCACTGTTCACCTGTTCTGAATATGACGGTGCCTCAGGTTTCCAGCAGAATGCAGCTGACTAAGTAGTGTTTTGACAGTGGAAAACATGACATTAGAGCTAAGTGAAAATGTCAGGAGTCCAATTGTTACCAGTTAAAGAGGGACTTTGTCAGATTCATCACGGCTGGACTAAAGGTGTCTAAGGGGGCAGTGCTTGACATTCTAATATACTTAAAGTAAAATGGGTCTTAAGGTGACCACTCAATCAGAAGAATGAATCCATGTTAGAGATTgacagcagtagcagtagtcGGGCAAACAACAGTGCAAACAAAGTAATTTCCTTGGTATTAGGCACAAACACATctgggttaggtttagggaCAAAATCAGCATGGTTAAGGTTAGTGAATATGAATGTTTGCTTTAAGTTATGGCTGCCTCAACGTCACATGAAGGTTGTGACGTGACTGGTTACAATAACAGCAATGGACAGTTGCTTCACACTTGACTAGAATTCTGGTGTGCTGTAGGAAGGTCTTGTGATTTGCTGACCCATCCACCCCTAGCCCCCACCTAACAAACTTTGAGGGTGTAAATACTAGGTGACTGTGTAATGTTCACTCCAGCTGCTATACATAATTAAATGGTAAAACGTACATATTAGTTGTTCTTTGCTGGTGTTACAGTCGACCTACAGGAGGACAGTTTCATCAAACTGACTGTGTAACGTATACTTTACTATATTATCCTGAAGCCCGGTGGAGTGCTCACTGTAATGATCTTACCTCTATTGTAACCTGacttaaaacactgaattgtTTATAGAAGTCACTTGCAGACTGAGAAAGCTGGGAATTCACAAAAAGAACTTTGGAATGTTGTCATCTTGCTGGGATAACATGTGTCATGATTGAAAAATTGTAATGTCTAAATCATGATCAATACAAGTACCTTTCACAGATGGTTTGCAGTAATATCAGACTTCCTGTCCCTTGCTCTTCCAGGACAGTGCAGAGTTTGACCTGGTCCTTGACAATGGTGTGGACCAGTGGGTGGCCAACTCATCAGCAGAGAAGTGCATCTTTGTCCAGATCCTGTACCACGCATGCCAGACCTACTGGGAGGGGAAAGCAGGGAGTCTGGGGAAGACTGGGAAGCTGGCTAAGCTGAGCAAGCTGGGCCGTCAGGGGCGGGTGAGTCAGGGCTCTCACACTGAGGTCGGAGCTGGTCCCAGTGTGTCCTCTGTAACCTCTCCACGCAGAACCTTGCAGGCCAGACGGAAGAGCGTTGTTCCTCCCAAACAGACAGAGTTCATCAACTGCCAGTCCAAACTCACAGGAGGTAGTGTCACGTGATTAGTGAACTTTACAGTAGTCTATGGAGAACGCTACTATACAAATAGTGTGAATAGCCTCAGTTGTAATGAGTTGTCCTTGTTCTTTTAGATGCCCGCACCATGAATCTGGTCATTTACCGCTGCAAAGCCTTCTTGAATCGCATGAAGAACATGATGGTTGCAAACCAAACTCGATTACCAGGTCGAGGTAAGAAAGTGATTATAGGCAGGTGTTTACTGATGATAGAAGTCATGATTAGCAAAACCCAGCCTGTGGAAAGAGTTGTATAATATCTGATCCTGAAGCTAGAAGCATAAATTGTTCTCCTCTGAATCTCTTCATATTTAACTGAACCTTAACAAATGATGAGCTTTTTTCAAGTGGATATTCGGGTAAATTTACTCCAAATCTAGGACTAAAACAACACACTTGCTCTAATAGGTTTCCTCCATACCTTCACTGAAGACCACCATGAGCGGTCAGATCATATTGTCCTAGGcctgtgtctctctttcccttctgtctttttgtctattgtcctcactgtgctgcactgcacctctctgctgcagcagaaagacCCCTCTGTGATCTGTCAGCCAGATGAGAGGagactttgtttattttggggAGTGTGATACAATAGCCAGTCTTCAGGAAGCCCCAGGCACTGAGACTGAGCGCAGTGCACCATTGAACCCACTGACAGTGGCAGTGTAATGTGTGGGAGACATGCCAGGCTGCAGGAAAACAGTTCAAAAGTTACAGTTCACAGTTGACTTGAGAGATGTGGTGCCCCTGATAATGATAGCACGATGCTTCAGTGAATCACACAGGGTGGCAGGAGGATGGAGGACTCAAATAGagacaatgaaaatgaacaaagtgAACAGACAAACTTAATCAGAAGAGCAAAGCAGCCAGGCTGGTCATGAAACACCTGTGGCTCACCACCAGTCGCATTTCCTGGAGAACTTGCAATTGTAGGTAGCTAGGTGTTGGCATTTCCATTCTAAAGGTTAGTCACTAAAAACACAGGCCCAGTCAACTGCTCAGTCCATAGACACTCCTTAACTCATCTATCACACCGTCATCCAGCCTCCTGATGGGTTGCCACCCCCAATGCCAGCTCACCTGCACTTGAGTTGGTCTCCCCAGCTGATGCCCAACCAGGTGTGACACCCCTGATTCTCAGTTGCTGTCTGCACCCCAGCCTCTAGACCTTCTGCCCAAAGTTTCCTTCCTGTCAGTCTCACCTCCAGACCTCTCCTTAAT from Anabas testudineus chromosome 24, fAnaTes1.2, whole genome shotgun sequence includes these protein-coding regions:
- the stxbp6l gene encoding syntaxin binding protein 6 (amisyn), like yields the protein MNIQSAINKEVFIPRDERLLVAVEVQRRKRKRMSFLPTGARDYTTFICVSVTNTKPHQLLITKVKKFGNSSSFTRRSQWTVEQLRQVNGINPNKDSAEFDLVLDNGVDQWVANSSAEKCIFVQILYHACQTYWEGKAGSLGKTGKLAKLSKLGRQGRVSQGSHTEVGAGPSVSSVTSPRRTLQARRKSVVPPKQTEFINCQSKLTGDARTMNLVIYRCKAFLNRMKNMMVANQTRLPGRGTGHPGQRATASTKGNVVHRLNVALGERGDRLTRAEDKTVELLHKAQQFADTAHKLSLKYSK